One genomic window of Euleptes europaea isolate rEulEur1 chromosome 8, rEulEur1.hap1, whole genome shotgun sequence includes the following:
- the MAFA gene encoding transcription factor MafA: protein MASELAMSAADLPTSPLAIEYVNDFDLMKFEVKKEPAEAERFCHRLPPPGSLSSTPLSTPCSSVPSSPSFGAPSPGGPPPPGLGHPAAGHPTGAAGKAQLEDLYWMSNYQHHLNPEALNLTPEDAVEALIGNPHHPGHHHHHHHQGAYEGFRGQPFPPEELAPTAAHHHHHHHHHHHLRLEERFSDDQLVSMSVRELNRQLRGFSKEEVIRLKQKRRTLKNRGYAQSCRYKRVQQRHILESEKCQLQGQVEQLKADVARLAKERDLYKEKYEKLASAPRPPFPPAPQAPNPPKSAPDFFM from the coding sequence ATGGCCTCGGAGCTGGCCATGAGCGCGGCCGACCTGCCCACCAGCCCGCTGGCCATCGAGTACGTCAACGACTTCGACCTGATGAAGTTCGAGGTGAAGAAGGAGCCGGCCGAGGCGGAGCGCTTCTGCCACCGCCTGCCGCCGCCCGGCTCGCTCTCCTCGACGCCCCTCAGCACCCCCTGCTCGTCGGTGCCTTCCTCGCCCAGCTTCGGCGCCCCCAGCCCCGGCGGCCCGCCCCCGCCCGGCCTGGGCCACCCGGCGGCCGGCCACCCGACGGGCGCCGCCGGCAAGGCCCAGCTGGAGGACCTCTACTGGATGTCCAACTACCAGCACCACCTCAACCCCGAGGCGCTCAACCTCACCCCCGAGGACGCCGTCGAGGCCCTCATCGGCAACCCCCACCACCccggccaccaccaccaccaccaccaccagggcgCCTACGAGGGCTTCCGCGGCCAGCCCTTCCCGCCCGAGGAGCTGGCCCCGACGGcggcccaccaccaccaccaccaccaccaccaccaccacctgcgcCTGGAGGAGCGCTTCTCCGACGACCAGCTGGTGTCCATGTCGGTGCGCGAGCTCAACCGGCAGCTGCGCGGCTTCAGCAAGGAGGAGGTGATCCGCCTCAAGCAGAAGCGCCGCACGCTCAAGAACCGCGGCTACGCGCAGTCCTGCCGCTACAAGCGCGTCCAGCAGCGGCACATCCTCGAGAGCGAGAAGTGCCAGCTGCAGGGCCAGGTGGAGCAGCTCAAGGCCGACGTGGCCCGCCTCGCCAAGGAGCGCGACCTCTACAAGGAGAAGTACGAGAAGCTGGCcagcgccccccgcccccccttcccccccgccccccaggcccCCAACCCGCCCAAGAGCGCCCCAGACTTCTTCATGTGA